The Castanea sativa cultivar Marrone di Chiusa Pesio chromosome 11, ASM4071231v1 genome contains a region encoding:
- the LOC142617814 gene encoding transcription factor JUNGBRUNNEN 1-like yields the protein MSNQGTSQLEDEADQLPGFRFHPTDEELVAFYLRRKVDKKTISMELIKQIDIYKHDPWDLPKASGSNVKDTEWYFFCRRGRKYRNSIRPNRVTGSGFWKATGIDKPVYSMGGEGRDCIGLKKTLVYYRGAAGKGSKTDWMMHEFRLPAPSDTNTNTKLDNAKSTAQEAEIWTLCRIFKRNLSHRKYTPDWRELSTKRHQADTSSKACRGESSNNRESYINFGSPFIFQNENNNEIKTVNHINNESNQLHVGQLSSSIAQPPSSSSIAQLPLSSSSSFPTNPVLDANEFFTYENWDELRSVVEFAYDPSLL from the exons ATGAGTAACCAAGGTACTAGTCAGCTGGAGGATGAAGCTGATCAATTGCCCGGATTTCGATTTCATCCTACAGATGAAGAACTCGTTGCGTTTTATCTTCGCCGGAAAGTTGACAAGAAAACAATCAGCATGGAGCTCATCAAACAGATTGATATCTACAAACATGATCCATGGGATCTTCCAA AAGCAAGTGGTAGCAATGTGAAAGACACAGAATGGTACTTCTTTTGCAGAAGAGGGAGAAAGTATAGGAACAGCATAAGACCCAACAGAGTCACAGGGTCTGGGTTTTGGAAAGCAACTGGGATCGACAAACCGGTATACTCAATGGGAGGAGAAGGCCGTGATTGCATAGGACTCAAGAAGACATTGGTATACTACCGTGGAGCCGCAGGGAAAGGCAGCAAAACTGATTGGATGATGCATGAATTTCGCCTTCCTGCACCCAGtgacaccaacaccaacaccaagcTTGACAATGCTAAAAGTACTGCCCAAGAAGCT GAAATTTGGACCCTGTGTCGAATTTTCAAGAGAAACTTGTCGCATAGGAAGTACACACCAGACTGGAGAGAATTATCTACTAAACGCCATCAAGCTGACACAAGCTCTAAAGCGTGCAGGGGAGAGAGCTCCAACAATCGAGAAAGTTATATTAACTTTGGCTCTCCATTCATATTTCAAAATGAGAATAATAATGAGATAAAGACTGTTAATCATATTAATAATGAGAGCAACCAGCTACACGTAGGCCAGTTGAGCAGCTCAATAGCTCAGCCTCCATCATCATCCTCCATAGCTCAACTTCCATTATCATCCTCCTCAAGCTTTCCAACTAATCCAGTACTAGATGCGAATGAGTTCTTCACATATGAAAATTGGGATGAGCTCAGATCAGTTGTAGAGTTTGCTTATGATCCATCTCTTCTGTAA
- the LOC142616093 gene encoding uncharacterized protein LOC142616093 — protein MEIQKRPSIEEVLIFSIQSVNSWMAPIVSFLQDGHLPHDALEAKRIKTRAARLTILNDTLYKRGFSMPYLKCVIEEEAKLDEAKGAWLEELPSVLWAYRTTARTPTGETPFRLTYGTEAVIPVEVGVASVRREVFHEKDNDNQLRINLDCLDEIRDKASSKTAKYQRKMAEYYNKRVKLRRLEIGDLVLRKVTTVTKNSAQGKLGPTWEGPYRIVHYSRQGSYHLETLDGQRLPRPWNIENLKEYHQQM, from the exons atggagattcagaaacGCCCCAGCATCGAAGAAGTCCTAATATTTTCCATCCAGAGCGTAAATAGCTGGATGGCACCGATCGTGTCGTTTCTCCAAGATGGGCACCTCCCTCATGACGCCCTAGAGGCCAAGAGGATCAAAACGAGAGCAGCTAGACTTACGATTTTGAATGACACCTTATACAAAAGGGGCTTTTCCATGCCCTACTTGAAGTGTGTCATCgaagaagaagccaa ACTAGACGAAGCGAAGGGTGCCTGGTTGGAAGAATTGCCCAgtgtcttgtgggcctacagaacaacggcaagaaccCCAACGGGAGAGACGCCTTTCAGACTCACTTATGGCACTGAGGCGGTAATCCCAGTCGAGGTGGGAGTGGCCAGCGTTAGGCGAGAAGTATTCCACGAGAAAGACAACGATAACCAACTGCGAATCAATTTGGACTGCCTGGACGAAATAAGAGACAAGGCCTCCAGCAAGACGGCGAAATACCAGCGGAAGATGGCCGAATACTACAACAAGAGGGTCAAGCTCAGACGACTTGAAATAGGCGACCTCGTCCTGCGCAAGGTCACCACGGTGACTAAAAATTCCGCCCAAGGAAAGCTCGGTCCtacatgggaaggaccttacagaATCGTCCACTACTCCCGACAAGGCAGCTATCACTTGGAAACTCTAGATGGGCAGAGGCTCCCGCGACCCTGGAACATTGAGAACTTGAAGGAATACCATCAACAGATGTAA